The Solirubrobacter pauli sequence CGTCAGCGCACCGTCTTGCGCTCGTACAGGTACCGCGCCCAACCCCAGCCGGCCAGGCTGATGGCGACGATCCAGGCGAGGCTGAGCCAGCCGTCGCGGCCGAGCTCGGTGTCGAACAGCAGCGCGCGGAGCGTCTCGATGAACGGCGTGAACGGCTGGTAGGAGGCGAACCACTGCAGCCAGCCGGGCATCGACTCGGTCGGCACGAACCCGCTGCCGAGGAACGGCAGGAGCATCAGCGGCATCGGCAGGTTGCTCGCGCTCTCGACGCCCTTCGCGAACACGCCGAACGCCGCGCCGAGCCAGCAGAGCGCGTAGCCGATGGCGGCCAGCAGGCCGGCGGCGCCGAGCCAGCCGAGCACGCCCGCCGGCGCTCGGAAGCCCATCAGCAGCGCGATCGCGAGCACGACGGCGACCGCGAGCAGCACCTGGATCAGGTTGCCGACGACGTGGCCGGTGAGCACCGCCGAGCGTGAGATGTCCATCGTGCGGAAGCGGGCGATGATGCCCTCGGTCAGGTCCTTGGACACCGACAGGGCGGGGGCGGTGACGCCGCCGGTGACGGTGAGCAGCAGCACGCCGGGCACGACGTAGTCGAGGTAGGCGCCGGTGCCCGTGCCGCCGATCCCCGTCCCGAGCGTGGAGCCGAACACGTAGACGAACAGCAGCAGGAAGATCACCGGCGTGGCGATCAGGTAGGTGATGATCGGATAGCGGACGGCGTGGCGGAGGTTGCGGCGCAGCATCGTCCGCGAGTCCGACACGGTGTGGGCGAGCGTGCTCATCGGGCGGTCTCCTTCGTGGCCTCGTGCCCGGTCAGCGCGAAGAACACGTCGTCCAGGTCCGGGGTGTGGATGGTCAGGTTGCGGGGCTCGAGGCGGCGGGCGTCGAGGCGGTCCATGACGGTGCGGATGGCGTCGAAGTCGCCGTCCGAGGGGATGTCGAGCGTCAGCGCGGCGTCGTCGCGGCTGGAGCCGGGTAGGGCCGCCGCGGCGCCGGTGAGCGTCGGGATGTCCTCGAACTCGAGGCGGATGCGCCCGCCGGGGACGCGGCGCTTGAGCTCGGCCGGCGTGCCGTCGGCGACGATCGCGCCGTGGTCGAGCACCGCGACGCGGTCCGCGAGCTGGTCGGCCTCCTCCAGGTACTGCGTGGTGAGGAAGATCGTGGTGCCGGCGGCGACGAGCTCACGCACGATCTCCCACATCTCCGCGCGGCTGCGCGGATCCAGGCCGGTCGTGGGCTCGTCGAGGAAGACGATCCGCGGTCGCGAGACGAGCGTCATCGCCAGGTCGAGCCGGCGGCGCATGCCGCCCGAGTACGTGGAGAGCGGCTTGCGCGCGGCGTCCGTCAGGTCAAAACGCTCGAGCAGCTCGCGCGTCCGGCGCGTGCCCTCCGTGCGGCCGAGGTGCCGCAGGTCGGCCATCAGCCGCAGGTTCTCCTCGCCCGTGAGCAGGTCGTCGACGGCCGAGAACTGGCCGGTGACGCCGATCAGCGCGCGGACGGCCGCCGGCTCGGCGACGACGTCGTGGCCGCCCACGCGGGCACGGCCGGCGTCCGGGCGCAGCAGCGTCGAGAGGATGTGGACGAGCGTCGTCTTGCCGGCGCCGTTGGGCCCGAGCAGGGCGAACACGCCGGCGGGGGCGATCTCGAGGTCGAGCTCTGCGAGCACGACGGCTTCGCCGAAGGCCTTCGAGAGGCCTTCGAGCTGGATGGCGGGGGTCATGGCGGGTCCTTAGGTGGAGGAGCGGTGGACGGCGATCGAGCCGTAGCCGGTGCGGACGTGCAGCTCGAGCGTCTCCTCGCCCGTGCCGGGGCCGGAGTCCGCCGCGAGGTCCGTGCGCACGACGCCGTGCTGGGAGGTCGCGTCGAGCCAGACGGCGGTGCCGGCGCGGACGCCGACGTCGACGTTGCCGTAGGCGCCGTCGATGCGGATGACACCACGCAGGGCGTCACGCACGCGCACGGGCCCGTAGGCCGAGCGGATGGTCGCGCCGGCGCCGGCCGTGCCCAGCTCCAGGGGGCCGGTCGAGGTCTTCAGGTCGGCGGGGCCGTCGGTGCGGTCGACCATGATCGGGCCGTCGCCGGAGAGCTGCAAGCGGCCGCCGACGTGGCCGACACGGGTCGAGCCCCACTTGAAGCGAACGTCGGCGTCACCCGTCACGGTCGTGACCCGGTAGTCGCCGTGCCCGCCCTTGAGCTCGAGCCGCTCGGCCGTGTCCAGCGAGAGCTGGCCGAACGGCAGCTCGACGCTGACGGCGCCGAAGCGCCCCGCGAGCCGCGCAGAGCCGTACCGGACGAGCGCCGTGACGGCGGAGGTCTCCGGCAGCTCGACGACGAGGTCCACGGCGTCCTTGCCCGGGCCGAGCAGGCGGCGCTTCTGCGGCCCGCGGACGACGATCTCGTCGCCGACCCGGTCCACGCGCACGGCGTCGGCGGCCGCGCGGTCACCGCTGCGACCCGGGTTGCTCGGGGATGCGGTGATCGTGACGTCCGGGCGGTCGGTGGCGACCACGTCGAGCTTGCCGACTTCCAGCTCGATCCGCAGGGACGCCGGCCCGTCGACGGGCACGACGGTCATCGCACCCACCCCGTGTAGGAGCTGCCGTGCGACTGCTGGGGTGCGCGGCGCGGCTCCAGCGCCGCGCCGACCGCGCGCACGAACC is a genomic window containing:
- a CDS encoding ABC transporter permease; the protein is MSTLAHTVSDSRTMLRRNLRHAVRYPIITYLIATPVIFLLLFVYVFGSTLGTGIGGTGTGAYLDYVVPGVLLLTVTGGVTAPALSVSKDLTEGIIARFRTMDISRSAVLTGHVVGNLIQVLLAVAVVLAIALLMGFRAPAGVLGWLGAAGLLAAIGYALCWLGAAFGVFAKGVESASNLPMPLMLLPFLGSGFVPTESMPGWLQWFASYQPFTPFIETLRALLFDTELGRDGWLSLAWIVAISLAGWGWARYLYERKTVR
- a CDS encoding ATP-binding cassette domain-containing protein: MTPAIQLEGLSKAFGEAVVLAELDLEIAPAGVFALLGPNGAGKTTLVHILSTLLRPDAGRARVGGHDVVAEPAAVRALIGVTGQFSAVDDLLTGEENLRLMADLRHLGRTEGTRRTRELLERFDLTDAARKPLSTYSGGMRRRLDLAMTLVSRPRIVFLDEPTTGLDPRSRAEMWEIVRELVAAGTTIFLTTQYLEEADQLADRVAVLDHGAIVADGTPAELKRRVPGGRIRLEFEDIPTLTGAAAALPGSSRDDAALTLDIPSDGDFDAIRTVMDRLDARRLEPRNLTIHTPDLDDVFFALTGHEATKETAR